The stretch of DNA CCGAGGTCGTTCCGCCCGGTAATATCGAGAAAGTACGCGGACAGCTCCCGGAGGACTTCGAACCGCTGTTCGAACACGTCGAGATCGACGAGTGACTGTCGACGCACCACCGGGACCGATCGCCCCCGTTTCGAGACCGAAGAGAGTCGCTCGAGACTGGTACGACTCCCTGAGCGACTGGTACGATCTCGTCGCCGATCCGTTCGAGGCTCCGGCGCGGCGAACGGGACTGCAGTTGCTCGATCCCGAACCCGGCGAACGCGTCCTCGACGTCGGCTGTGGAACCGGCACGGCGCTCGTCCTGCTCGCTCGAGCCGTGGGTGAGACGGGAACCGCCGTCGGGATCGACCTCGCACCGGGCATGTGTCGCGTCTCGCGAAACGCGCTCGCCGACGCCGGACTCGATCCCGGCGTCGTAATCGTGGGCGACGGGGCGACACTGCCGTTCCCCGACGACGCCTTCGACGCGCTGTTCGCGAGTTTCGTCCTCGAACTGTTCGACACGCCGGACCTCCTGCCCGTCCTCGAGGAGTGGCGACGCGTACTCGATCCGGACGGACGGCTCTGCGTCGTGGCGCTGTCTCGTCGTCCCAGCCCAGTAACCGAACTCTACGAGCGATTTCACGAGCGGTTTCCGATGTTCGTTGACTGCCGTCCGATCTACGTCAGAGAGACGTTACTCGAGGCCGGGTTTCGGATCGTCGACGGCCGAACGGAACGGGTCTGGCGGTTACCGGTCGAGGTCGTCCTGGTTCGGCCTGCGTCGTCGCGGTCGTAATTTCGGCATCAGTCCGCACCAGGACGCCCCCGGACCAGCGTTACCGTCCGCGGGGACCGACGGGAGACCCGTTCCGCGACCGATCCCGTAAAGAGCCGTGTCGCGATCGAGCGGCCGTGGCTCCCCATGACGATCTGGTCGACGTCCTCCGTCTCGGCGTACTCGACGATGGCTGTAGACGGTTTCTCGTCACTGGTCACCGTCTCGATCGTCGCGTCGTGCTCGCTGGCCAGTTCCCTCGCCGATTCGAGAATCTCCTCGCCCCGTCGCTCGTGAGCCGTCACGACCTTCTCGAGATACGTTCCTTCGACGTCGGAACGCGGCCGATCGAAGGGCAACGACAGCGCGTGGAAGGCGACGTAGTCCGCGTCGGGGAACTGCGCGAGCGCGTACTCGAGCGCCGCGTCGGCCTGCTCGGAGCCGTCGACTGGAACGAGGACTTTCCCGGGTAGTTCGCGCTCCCGGATCGCCGTCGTCGATTCGGGGACGACCGTCGTCGAGACCGGGCCGCGGCGGACGACGGCCTCGCTAACGTGACCGAGGAAGGGCCGCGTGATCGGGGACTCGCCGTGACTGCCGAGGACGACGTGGTCGATCCCGCGGTCGTCGTCGGCCGCGACAGTCAGGATCTCCGTGTGTGGCGTGCCGGTTCGGAGCAGCGTCTCGAAAGCGGACTCGTGACCGAACTCGTCGGCACGGTCGGCCGCCTGCTCGAGGATCCGTTCGCCGTGTTCGCGGGCCCGTTCCGTCGACGGAGATTCGCCTCCGGCGGTCGCTTCGTGGTCGTGGCTGGGGTCGACGACGTAGAGTGCGGTCAGTTCGGCGTCGGGAAACGACGCGAGGCTGTACTCGAGGCCGGCGAATCCGTGGTCCGAGCCGTCGACAGGAACGAGAACGTGCTGTGGCATGGTTGCTGGCGGCGCTAGCTCGCCGATCCGACGTTCCACATCGACGAAAATAAATTCAGTCCACGAACGGCCACTGTCCCCGAAACGCCAATACGATCGTACACGAAATTCGAAATATGCCCTCCAGACGACGTGTTCTCACCCTCCTGGCCGCGAGTCCTCTCGGCGTACTCGCGGGCTGTGCTACGCCCGGCGGCGCACTCACTATGCGGGCAGTCGAGACCGATACTGCGATCGGTGTGGAAGCGACCGAGACGGTCGACGCGAACAGAAATCCGGAGATAGCAACGTTGCTCGACGATACACTGAAGAGCGACAGCGTCGAAGTCGAAGGGAAACGCCCGCCATTCGATCCGGACCGTTCCGTCCGATGGAAAGAGGGCGTCTACGGTGTCTCGTGGGAGGTGACTGGCGAACGGACGCGTACTGACTACGTCGTCGCCGCGGAACCCGTCGACGAAGACGCCGACCGCGCTCGAATCGCATACGAGGACCTGCCAGCCACCGACAGATCGAAACTCGCCGGCTTTCGGGAAGAACTCGCCCAGGCCAACGACGAACCGCGGATCGGCGTTCGCCTGGAGTACGTCGACGAGGACGCGATCGAGGCTTCCACGCTGGTCCCCGAATCCGAGTACGATCTCCTCGTCGTCGACGACCACCTCGTCTCCATCGAGGCCAGGGAAACGGAGACGACGGTCCACACCTTCACGTACGAACTCGAGAAACGAGCCACCTCGACAGCGGCGTACGGTGCCAAACTGCGGGCCAACCGACTGGTCACCCTGGAGCCGTCGAGCGACGAGCAGCGCGACCTCATCGAGGAGGCGGTCACGGACGGCCGAGCAGTCGTCGGCATCGACGACGACGCGTTCGTCGCGGTCGGCGAGCAACTACTGACAGAGGAGCCGATTTACGTCTCCGGCAGAGAAGGAACGTGGCTCGTCGAGTACGAGGACACTATCTACTGGACGGAACTGGACGCGCTTCGAACCACGGAACTCGTCGATCGACTCGAGGAGTACGACACGGAACGCGATCGGGGTTTCTCTAGTAACAACTAAAACGAGTTACACCCGATCGCACTGTCCACGATTCTTGCCCGCTTCGAACTTCGCTCGTGTCGTCCGATCGGGACAGTACCTTCCAGTGGCTGCTAGCGTTCGGTCTCGTGACGGCGAGACGTTCGAAAACCGACGGAACCCAACCATTTTGTCATTGAGGGATAACGTTCCGGGTGTGACGTCACCAATCTATTCGCAGCCGCCGAATCTGTACGTCTTCCTGGCAGCTGTCGCCGTATGGGTCGTCTCCGATCTGAGCATCGGTTTTCGGTACGGCAACCAGTCCGGTAGCAAGCAGGACCGCGGGTCGAAACACGCCATCGGTGCGGCGGTCTGTGGCGGCGTCCTGAGTGCTGCGCTTCTTCCGGTATGGGTTCCAGCGGCTGAAATGCCGTATCCAGCCGCTGCCTTCTGGCTGGGTATCGGACTACTGTTGCTCGGCGTCTCCGTTCGCCAGTACGCCGTCCGGACGCTCGAGGACGACTTCTCCCTCGAGGTGTCGGTCGACGAGACGGATACGGTCGTCACGTCGGGTCCGTACCAGTGGGTCCGACATCCGTCCTACACAGGTGGGCTCGTCACGCTCGTCGGAATCGGGGTTGCGGTGGGCCACTGGCTGAGTTTCGGGGCGACCGTCGTCGCGGGGGTGCTCGGATACCGGTACC from Natronobacterium texcoconense encodes:
- a CDS encoding class I SAM-dependent methyltransferase, translated to MTVDAPPGPIAPVSRPKRVARDWYDSLSDWYDLVADPFEAPARRTGLQLLDPEPGERVLDVGCGTGTALVLLARAVGETGTAVGIDLAPGMCRVSRNALADAGLDPGVVIVGDGATLPFPDDAFDALFASFVLELFDTPDLLPVLEEWRRVLDPDGRLCVVALSRRPSPVTELYERFHERFPMFVDCRPIYVRETLLEAGFRIVDGRTERVWRLPVEVVLVRPASSRS
- a CDS encoding methyltransferase family protein, with product MTSPIYSQPPNLYVFLAAVAVWVVSDLSIGFRYGNQSGSKQDRGSKHAIGAAVCGGVLSAALLPVWVPAAEMPYPAAAFWLGIGLLLLGVSVRQYAVRTLEDDFSLEVSVDETDTVVTSGPYQWVRHPSYTGGLVTLVGIGVAVGHWLSFGATVVAGVLGYRYRICVEERALRATLGDSYEEYASRTPYRLLPFVW
- a CDS encoding universal stress protein, whose translation is MPQHVLVPVDGSDHGFAGLEYSLASFPDAELTALYVVDPSHDHEATAGGESPSTERAREHGERILEQAADRADEFGHESAFETLLRTGTPHTEILTVAADDDRGIDHVVLGSHGESPITRPFLGHVSEAVVRRGPVSTTVVPESTTAIRERELPGKVLVPVDGSEQADAALEYALAQFPDADYVAFHALSLPFDRPRSDVEGTYLEKVVTAHERRGEEILESARELASEHDATIETVTSDEKPSTAIVEYAETEDVDQIVMGSHGRSIATRLFTGSVAERVSRRSPRTVTLVRGRPGAD